In one Bacillus mesophilus genomic region, the following are encoded:
- a CDS encoding cytosolic protein — MSFQKIKQFFSKHCETKDHHDDPLLKTHYYKTNKAKALTAVEELIRELPGYKITSVSTEHGELSVEITAPKKAFLVITVISVRPIETAVDFSLTYEGLINLGYSRAMVVKLYTLLDQKLTRIGN, encoded by the coding sequence ATGAGTTTTCAAAAGATCAAGCAATTCTTTTCGAAGCACTGTGAAACAAAAGATCACCATGACGATCCTTTGCTGAAAACACACTATTACAAGACAAATAAAGCAAAAGCTCTTACAGCTGTTGAAGAATTAATTAGGGAGTTACCTGGCTATAAAATAACATCCGTCTCAACTGAACATGGCGAATTAAGTGTAGAGATTACAGCACCTAAAAAGGCCTTTCTTGTCATAACAGTAATATCAGTGAGACCTATTGAAACAGCAGTCGATTTTTCATTAACTTACGAAGGACTAATCAATCTAGGCTATAGCCGTGCAATGGTTGTGAAATTGTATACTCTACTCGACCAAAAGCTAACTCGTATAGGAAATTAA
- the speD gene encoding adenosylmethionine decarboxylase: MDTMGRHVISELWGCDFEKLNDMNYIEETFVNAALKSGAEVREVAFHKFAPQGVSGVVIISESHLTIHSFPEHGYASIDVYTCGHLDPNIAADFIAEALGAQTRENIEIPRGMGPVQVKQAKVKAL, translated from the coding sequence ATGGATACAATGGGTAGACACGTAATTTCCGAGTTATGGGGTTGCGACTTTGAAAAATTAAACGATATGAACTATATTGAAGAAACGTTTGTAAATGCAGCTTTAAAGTCTGGTGCTGAGGTACGTGAGGTAGCTTTTCATAAATTTGCTCCTCAAGGTGTGAGTGGGGTTGTTATTATTTCTGAATCACACTTAACGATTCACAGTTTTCCAGAGCATGGCTATGCAAGTATTGATGTTTATACTTGTGGTCATTTAGATCCTAACATTGCAGCTGACTTTATCGCAGAGGCACTTGGCGCTCAAACACGTGAAAATATTGAAATTCCTCGTGGAATGGGACCAGTTCAAGTGAAGCAAGCTAAAGTTAAAGCACTATAA